From Camelina sativa cultivar DH55 chromosome 7, Cs, whole genome shotgun sequence, one genomic window encodes:
- the LOC104700730 gene encoding chaperonin 60 subunit alpha 1, chloroplastic (The sequence of the model RefSeq protein was modified relative to this genomic sequence to represent the inferred CDS: added 54 bases not found in genome assembly), whose product MASANALSSASVLCSSRQSKLGGGSQQQGQRVSYNKRPNRRFSVRANVKEIAFDQHSRAALQAGIDKLADCVGLTLGPRGRNVVLDEFGSPKVVNDGVTIARAIELPDAMENAGAALIREVASKTNDSAGDGTTTASILAREIIKHGLLSVTSGANPVSLKRGIDKTVLGLIEELQKKARPVKGRDDIKAVASISAGNDDLIGSMIADAIDKVGPDGVLSIESSSSFETTVEVEEGMEIDRGYISPQFVTNPEKLLAEFENARVLITDQKITAIKDIIPILEKTTQLRAPLLIIAEDVTGEALATLVVNKLRGVLNVVAVKAPGFGERRKAMLQDIAILTGAEYLASDMSLLVENATIDQLGIARKVTISKDSTTLIADAASKDELQARIAQLKKELFETDSVYDSEKLAERIAKLSGGVAVIKVGAATETELEDRKLRIEDAKNATFAAIEEGIVPGGGATLVHLSTAIPAIKETFEDADERLGADIVQKALVAPAALIAQNAGIEGEVVVEKIMFSEWELGYNAMTDTYENLLEAGVIDPAKVTRCALQNAASVAGMVLTTQAIVVDKPKPKAPAAAAAPEGLMV is encoded by the exons agTAAGTTAGGAGGAGGAAGTCAGCAGCAAGGTCAGAGAGTAAGCTACAACAAGAGGCCAAACAGACGTTTTAGTGTTAGAGCAAATGTAAAGGAAATTGCTTTTGACCAGCACTCTAGAGCTGCTCTTCAAGCTGGTATTGACAAGCTTGCTGATTGTGTTGGTCTCACTCTTGGCCCTAGAG GGAGGAATGTTGTGTTGGATGAATTTGGAAGTCCTAAAGTGGTGAATGATGGAGTCACCATTGCAAGGGCTATTGAGTTACCTGATGCCATGGAAAACGCTGGTGCCGCTCTTATTCGTGAG GTTGCGAGTAAGACTAATGACTCGGCTGGTGATGGGACGACCACTGCGTCTATCCTTGCTCGGGAAATCATTAAACACGGATTGTTGAGCGTCACCTCTGGTGCGAATCCCGTTTCCCTCAAGAGAGGAATTGATAAGACTGTGCTAGGTCTGATCGAAGAGCTTCAGAAGAAAGCTAGGCCGGTGAAAGGTCGTGATGACATCAAAG CTGTTGCTTCTATCTCTGCTGGAAATGATGACCTTATAGGGTCAATGATTGCTGATGCCATTGACAAAGTTGGACCTGATGGTGTTTTGTCCATTGAATCATCATCCTCTTTTGAGACCACTGTCGAAGTTGAAGAAGGGATGGAG ATTGACAGAGGTTACATCTCGCCTCAGTTTGTTACAAACCCTGAGAAACTACTAGCTGAGTTTGAGAACGCTAGGGTTTTGATCACTGATCAGAAGATCACTGCAATCAAAGACATCATCCCTATATTAGAGAAGACCACTCAGCTTCGAGCTCCATTGTTGATTATTGCAGAGGATGTTACTGGTGAAGCCTTAGCTACCCTTGTCGTGAACAAGCTCCGTGGTGTCCTTAACGTCGTTGCCGTTAAAGCTCCAGgatttggagaaagaagaaaagccaTGCTTCAAGATATTGCAATCTTGACAG GAGCTGAGTACCTAGCCAGTGACATGAGCTTGCTGGTTGAAAATGCAACCATAGATCAATTGGGTATTGCCCGTAAAGTGACGATTAGCAAAGACTCGACTACCCTCATTGCAGATGCAGCTTCCAAGGACGAGTTACAAGCTCGGATTGCTCAGCTGAAGAAAGAATTATTCGAGACTGATTCAGTATATGACTCAGAGAAGCTCGCTGAGAGAATCGCTAAGCTATCTGGTGGTGTTGCTGTCATTAAAGTCGGTGCAGCAACCGAAACTGAGCTTGAAGACCGTAAGCTCCGTATCGAGGATGCAAAGAACGCAACATTTGCTGCTATTGAGGAAGGTATAGTTCCAGGTGGTGGTGCTACTTTGGTCCATCTCTCCACTGCTATTCCCGCCATTAAGGAGACCTTTGAGGATGCTGATGAACGTTTGGGAGCTGATATAGTACAAAAG GCATTGGTGGCACCAGCTGCACTTATTGCACAGAATGCTGGAATCGAAGGAGAGGTTGTTGTCGAAAAGATTATGTTCAGCGAATGGGAGCTTGGGTACAACGCAATGACTGATACATACGAGAATCTGTTGGAAGCTGGAGTGATTGATCCGGCGAAAGTGACAAGATGTGCTCTACAGAACGCTGCTTCCGTAGCAGGAATGGTACTGACCACTCAGGCCATTGTTGTCGACAAACCAAAACCCAAGGctcctgctgctgctgctgctcctgAGGGTCTCATGGTGTaa
- the LOC104704437 gene encoding glutathione S-transferase T3-like produces the protein MDSEDSSLNPYRFSPGFFDLLQSQLDTRTSIDSPYESQCSDVPPAAASPVGNRRARHAWLPADDVMLVSAWLNMSKDPITSNEQRRGAVWGRIADYVSKCLNVVGRPKRESSHCKQRWGKINDTVCKFVGCYEAATREKSSGQNEDDVMKLAHQIFFNDQNDTVCEDGSAHPSTSEAPIDVEDEPMHRLTGVKAAKVLRGKAKKNINTKADVEGDAKALLEFQMQEVGRMYEMKQKDFALKEMEFALKEKHSKHVMLENLTANKDSLTESEKALKDKLIDDMLSSV, from the exons ATGGATTCAGAGGACTCCAGTTTGAATCCATATCGTTTCTCTCCTGGCTTCTTTGATCTCCTCCAAAGTCAGCTTGATACCCGCACAAGCATTGACTCTCCTTATGAGAGTCAATGTTCTGACGTACCACCTGCAGCTGCATCACCTGTTGGTAACCGCCGAGCAAGGCATGCTTGGTTACCAGCAGAtgatgtgatgcttgtcagtGCTTGGCTAAACATGAGTAAGGACCCGATTACATCAAACGAGCAGAGACGTGGAGCCGTTTGGGGAAGGATTGCGGATTATGTATCTAAATGTCTGAATGTTGTTGGTCGACCAAAGAGAGAGTCAAGTCATTGTAAGCAGCGGTGGGGTAAGATCAACGACACTGTGTGCAAGTTCGTTGGCTGTTATGAAGCTGCGACAAGGGAGAAATCTAGTGGGCAGAATGAAGATGACGTTATGAAGCTAGCTCACCAGATTTTCTTCAATGATCAGAAC GACACGGTGTGTGAGGATGGTTCTGCACATCCTTCAACCTCCGAAGCTCCCATTGATGTCGAGGATGAACCTATGCATCGTCTTACTGGTGTTAAGGCTGCAAAGGTGTTGAGAGGAAAGGCTAAGAAGAACATCAACACTAAAGCGGATGTAGAGGGAGATGCTAAAGCTTTGTTGGAGTTTCAGATGCAAGAGGTTGGGAGGATGTATGAGATGAAGCAAAAGGACTTTGCTTTGAAAGAGATGGAGTTCGCTCTGAAAGAGAAGCATAGCAAGCATGTGATGCTTGAAAATCTAACTGCAAACAAAGATTCACTTACTGAATCGGAAAAAGCTTTGAAGGACAAACTAATTGATGACATGTTGTCATCAGTTTGA
- the LOC104700731 gene encoding pentatricopeptide repeat-containing protein At2g28050-like, whose product MTLHRFLKTLKTAKRTYPFSINKLILDSSSINQTLDSPEKPLSDLNLSTFRRILSDPDVRSWKCVSLFSFILENPCLFSFQPDLRAHLSLAFRVLSERRFSDALKLMKPVAIEDILRYPFNAIVSAFVDECGGCDTRVVARFFNSMVMVYSDNDKFDEVVEVFEYMKNNEVKVDEKTCTLHLLNLKRSDHMELAVDFFRLMVESGLDVVSVYSLTVVVSALCCNGEITRARELVEEMVVVKGIKPNIVTFKSMIDSCVKRWGFEELDLVLKLMEKESVMLDLDTFKILIDGFTSYGKLEEAERLVSKMHDEKLRVETYLYNLIMDGYSRFGLVEKAFELHSEMSSRGVTINKDTYWVLMNGLCRAGKVCEAMRLFSELRVNEFEIDGEMYITLTEGCYRAGMIDKSLEVVAEMIREGFIPDGTVFERLADALFEVNRKEAQMMVTFLVKSGINPKLCSGFGPS is encoded by the coding sequence ATGACTCTGCATAGGTTCCTGAAAACCTTAAAGACAGCTAAAAGAACTTATCCATTCTCAATCAACAAGCTCATCCTCGATTCCTCCTCTATAAACCAAACTCTTGATTCACCGGAAAAACCACTCTCCGACCTCAACCTCTCCACTTTCCGCCGTATTTTATCCGACCCAGATGTCAGATCTTGGAAATGCGTCTCCTTGTTCAGTTTCATCCTCGAAAACCCTTGTCTTTTCTCGTTCCAACCTGACCTCAGAGCTCACTTGTCTTTAGCTTTCCGTGTCTTGTCAGAGAGGAGATTCTCAGATGCGCTGAAACTGATGAAACCTGTGGCTATTGAAGACATTCTCAGGTACCCTTTTAACGCAATCGTCTCTGCCTTTGTTGATGAGTGTGGTGGTTGTGATACGAGAGTTGTTGCGAGGTTCTTTAATTCGATGGTTATGGTTTACTCAGACAATGATAAATTCGATGAAGTTGTTGAGGTTTTTGAGTATATGAAGAACAATGAGGTTAAGGTTGATGAAAAGACTTGTACTTTACATCTGTTGAATCTCAAAAGATCTGATCACATGGAACTAGCTGTAGATTTCTTTCGTTTAATGGTTGAATCGGGGCTAGATGTTGTTTCTGTGTACTCTTTAACCGTTGTTGTTTCCGCCTTGTGTTGCAATGGAGAGATCACGAGAGCAAGAGAACTAGTTGAGGAGATGGTGGTGGTTAAAGGGATTAAGCCTAATATTGTTACATTTAAGTCGATGATAGATTCTTGTGTCAAAAGATGGGGTTTTGAAGAGTTGGATTTGGTTCTTAAGTTAATGGAGAAAGAAAGTGTGATGCTTGATCTCGATACTTTCAAGATTTTGATTGATGGGTTCACTAGTTATGGTAAGCTTGAAGAAGCAGAGAGGTTGGTTTCTAAAATGCATGATGAGAAGCTAAGAGTGGAGACTTATCTGTATAATTTGATCATGGATGGGTACTCTCGGTTCGGTCTAGTGGAGAAAGCGTTTGAACTACATAGCGAAATGAGTTCTCGTGGTGTTACTATAAACAAGGATACGTATTGGGTGTTGATGAATGGACTCTGCAGAGCTGGGAAAGTGTGCGAAGCGATGAGATTGTTCAGCGAGTTGCGAGTGAATGAGTTTGAGATTGATGGAGAAATGTATATTACGTTGACTGAAGGGTGTTACAGAGCAGGAATGATAGATAAATCTTTGGAAGTGGTGGCTGAGATGATTAGGGAAGGATTCATTCCTGATGGTACAGTATTTGAAAGATTAGCTGATGCATTGTTTGAAGTAAACCGGAAAGAGGCACAGATGATGGTTACGTTCCTAGTTAAGAGTGGCATTAACCCGAAATTATGTTCTGGATTTGGTCCGTCATGA